From the genome of Candidatus Nealsonbacteria bacterium, one region includes:
- the fmt gene encoding methionyl-tRNA formyltransferase: protein MKIVFIGTPEFGAIILEGLIKGGYKPILVVTTTDKPVGRKQILTPSVVKVVAKKHNIQVEQSETIKNLKLKIKNLKPDLGIVAAYGEIIPKNILDIPKFGFLNVHPSLLPKYRGPSPIQFTILNDEKKSGVTIILMDEKMDHGKIISNIKYQIPNNKITYENLLKELAEKGAKLLIETIPKWIKGEIKPKPQDEIKTTYTKILKKEDGKIDWRKSAEEIERQIRAFNLWPGSYAFWQKAGKIFRLKIFKADVLARKKNQSENQPGKTFLTADNKIAVQTGKDYLIIEELQMEGKRKMTPKEFLIGHPDFIGVILG from the coding sequence ATGAAAATCGTTTTTATCGGAACACCCGAGTTCGGGGCCATTATTTTGGAAGGTCTTATTAAGGGCGGCTATAAGCCGATTTTAGTTGTAACAACGACAGATAAGCCGGTGGGCAGGAAACAAATCCTTACCCCTTCAGTCGTTAAAGTTGTGGCTAAAAAGCATAACATTCAAGTTGAACAATCAGAAACAATTAAAAATTTAAAATTAAAAATTAAAAATTTAAAACCAGATTTGGGAATTGTCGCAGCTTATGGCGAAATCATACCAAAAAATATATTAGACATTCCCAAGTTTGGTTTTTTGAACGTTCATCCTTCCCTGCTTCCGAAATATCGCGGTCCTTCGCCAATTCAATTTACAATTTTAAACGACGAAAAAAAATCCGGGGTGACGATAATTTTAATGGATGAAAAAATGGACCACGGCAAGATAATATCAAATATCAAATACCAAATACCAAACAACAAAATTACCTACGAGAATTTATTAAAAGAATTGGCAGAAAAAGGAGCTAAGCTCCTTATTGAAACGATTCCGAAATGGATTAAAGGTGAAATTAAACCAAAACCGCAAGATGAGATAAAGACGACTTATACAAAAATTTTAAAAAAAGAGGATGGAAAAATTGATTGGCGAAAATCAGCCGAAGAAATTGAAAGACAAATTAGGGCTTTTAATCTTTGGCCGGGAAGTTATGCCTTTTGGCAAAAAGCCGGAAAAATTTTTCGGTTAAAAATTTTTAAAGCCGATGTTTTAGCCCGAAAGAAGAATCAATCCGAAAATCAGCCGGGAAAAACATTTTTAACAGCCGACAATAAAATTGCCGTTCAAACCGGAAAGGATTATTTGATAATTGAAGAATTACAAATGGAAGGAAAAAGAAAAATGACTCCGAAAGAATTTTTAATAGGCCATCCTGATTTTATTGGAGTAATCCTCGGCTAG